GTTTTAGCACTTTGGGATACTTCTTTGGGCGCAGATTCTATCTTGTTGGCTGCTTCCTCGTGCGTGTCATCTTTAGCATCTTGCTCATTTTGGCTATCTTGCGCGCTAGATTCTGTGTCTTGTGTGCCCACATCTGCTAATGCGTCTAAATCGCCCAAATCCCCTAGCTCACCTAAATCTCCCAACTCATCAAGGCTATCTAAATGCGCCAAATCCTCATCTTTATGCGCTTCATCTTTATTTGCATTAAGCTCATCTAAATGGCTCAAATCTCCTAAATCCCCCAAGTCGCCTAAATCATCTAAATTTATCTCATCATTTTGGGCTACTTCGTGCGTTTGTGCCGCTTCACTCTGCGCTTTAGAATCTGCTATCTCCGCTAGATTCTGTGTATTTTCTGTGCTTGCTGCCTCATCTGTGTCTTTATGCGCCTCATTTTCGTGCGTTTGCTCATGCGTTTGATTTGCCTCATCATGTGCCTCATCATTTGTTTTCTGGGCTTGCTTAGCATCTTGCTCATTTTGGCTATCTTGCGCGCTAGATTCTGTATGCTCCTCGCTTAAATCACCCAAATCCCCTAACTCGCCCAAATCTCCCAAATCATCTAAATTATCTAGCATATCCTCGCTTATATCCCCTGCGTGAGCATCTTGGGGCATACCTTTCTCGCCGCTGTCGATTTCCTCGCTCAAGTGCGCTTCGTCCTCTGCCTTGCTTTGCGCCTCTTGCTCCTCGCCCTCTAACTTATCTGCTTGCTCATCTGCAAAGCCCTCAAGATTATCCAAATTGCTTAAATCAAGCTCTACATCTAAGTCTTTATCAAGCACGCTTTCATTTGCTGCCTCCGCGCTAGCAGCTGGTGTGTCTATCGCGTCTGTATGGGCGGGCTGCGTAGAATCTGTCTCTATAGAATCTACAGAATCTGCTCCTTGCGCATGGGCTGCTTGCGCTTCATCATGCGTTGGCTCTGGCACGCCTTGGGATTCATGTGTATCTTTTATATCCCCTGCCTCCTTTGGCTCTATATCATCTGCAAGTAAAGAATCTATATGGCTTAAATGCTCATCTAAATTATCAAGGCTAAGGTTAGGCGCGCTATCTGCCTCTAGTGTGTTTGTTTCATCTAGTGGGTGAGATTGTGCCGCGTGAGAGGCATTTCGCTGCAACTCGGCTGTAAAAATATCTAAGATAGATGTGGGTAAAAAGGGCTTTTGCACATAATTATCAAAGCCCTCTATGCGCTCGCCTTGCTTATCGTAAATAAGGCATTTGCGCTTGCCCTTAAGCGCATCAAGATAAGTTTGCTTATCAAGCAAAAGGCAATTATCATCAATAATCACATAATCATACTGCCCCAAATCTCCCATTTGAGAGGCTTCGCTAATGCTAGTTAGCTCTGCTCCTGCCTTTTTTGCCGTGATTTCTACGAGTTTTTGCACAATTTGGTTTGTGTTGATGAGCAGAAATTTCATACAATCTCCCAATGTTTTATTGCTTTTTTTATCTTAGTAATCTAAAATTATAGCTAAATCCGCGATACAAAAGGAATAAAATGCGCAAAAAATATGCAAAATTATTTAGAATCTGCTTAGTTTTAGGGATATTTCATATATTTGCTAGCCTTGCCTATGGAGAAAGTAGCAAGCCTGCGGTTTTATATATGCTGCCATATGAGCAGACACAAGCCCTTAGCGCGCTTAAAGAGGCATTGCAACACGCAAAGAGTGAAATTAAAATTAGCATTTATAATTTCACGCATAGTGATATTGCAAAAGTGCTACGCGATAGTGCGGCAAGGGGCGTGAAAATTTCTATCATCTATGACAAAGAAAGCAATGAGCATAATAAAAAATCAACCATTGGCTATCTAGCAAAATATAATAACATCTCTGTATGCCTACTTAGCGGCATACGCGCGAAGAAAGGCGGTTACTATGGCATTATGCACCAAAAAATGGCAATTATTGATAAGCAAATCCTTATACTAGGCTCGGCAAATTGGACAAAAAATGCCTTTGAAAATAGCTTTGAAACATTGCTTGTAACTTATGATAGCGCGCTTATTGATAAAGCCTTGCAGGCTTATGAAAAAATGGCAAATACCTGCGCTAGGTTTTAGTGCAAGGTAAGGCTAGATTCTATAAATGCGCGCATTGGCGAGCATTACGCCGCTAGATTGTAGGGCAGTGGGCTATTGTGGGAATGATTGGGGAGTGAGCTTTACAAATACTATTTCTGGGGGATTAAAAATACGAGGCAAAAGCACATTGAGGCTAAGCCCGCGCGAGATAAGCAAAATTTGCTCATACAAAGATGACTTGTTTTGCGCAAAAATCGCGCTAGATTCTGTGCTAGATTCTATAATTTTCATAGAATTTTTTGTCGCGGCATTTGTGGGATTTACAGAATCTGTATGCCGCACATTTATAGAATCTAGCCCATATATGCCGCCGCTATAAGTGGGGAATAGCCCTTGATTTGGCGCGTATAAGCCATTAAGTAAAAATGGTATGCGCACTTGCCCGCCGTGCGTATGCCCGCTTAAGATAAGATTAACCCCCAAAGCCCTAAAAAGCGCTATAGATTCTGGGTGGTGCGAAAGCAGAATGCTAAAATACTCACCATTTGGCTTGCCTAAATCTGCAATAGAGCGCATTATCCAATCTTTGGTGAATGCCTCCTCAAACGCGCTTTTGCTGATATTTTTTGGGCGCAGTTTATGTGGCTTAGAATCTAGCCCATACACCATAACATAAGGGTCATCAACGCCGCCAAGTAGCAGCGTATTATCCCCCAAGCTAAGCGCTACAAAGCCCATGCTAGATTCTAAAACTTGCACATTTTGCGCGCGTATCATGGCTTTAATATCCATAATCTGCTCGCTCCAAAACTCGTGATTGCCGCTTACATAAAATTTTGGAATTTCGCGCAGGCTGCCATCATTGAGTGCTTTAAAAAATGCTATAGCGCCTTGAATATCTGCCTCATCATCGACCATATCGCCGCTCATAGCGATAATATCGGGCTTTTTGTCCCTCAAAATCCTTAAAATATCCGCTTGATAGAATCTGCCCGAATGCAAATCACTTAAAAGCGCGATATTAACAGGCGCGCTAATCTTTGGAGATTCTATAATGTAATATCGCTCCGTAAGTGGCGCATAGAGCGCGCTGAATGTAAGCAGGCACGCGCATAAAAGCAAGATACATAAACTTATGCGCTTTATGCGCCTTTGTGGGCGCGCAGGTGAAGTGAGTTGGCATTGGGTAGGTTTAGTGCTGCAAAAAGATTTTCCCCACGGCAAAAAACGCCTCCCTTAACTGATTTTTGAAAGTGTAAATGATAGTGGTAATAGTCAAAATAAGCACCACAAAAGCAATGGCGATTTTCACAGGGAAGCCAATGGCTAGGAGATTGAACTGCGGGTGAGTTTTCATAATCATACCAAAAATGACATCTGAAAATAGAATAATGGCTAAAATGGGAAAAGCCATAGAAAAGCCCACAGCAAAGATATTCCCAAAGGCTTTAATAAAATACTCCGTGCTTTTAGGCTCAAAGACAAAGCTCCCAAGCGGCGTAGATTCTATACTATGAGAGATTATGAGAAAAATCGTATGATGAAAATCTAAGCTTAGCGCTACAAGCAAACCCAAAAGTGCAATGAGTTGCGCGATAATGGGCTTTTGCGTGCCGCTTATGGGGTCATATGCGCTTGCCATAGTAAGCCCCATAGTAAAGCTAATAATTTCGCCGCCAAAACTAAGCATCGCAAAGACAATTTGCAAGCAAATAGAGGCAAGAAAGCCTAGCATAATCTCAAAAAGCCCAGCAATCATAAACTCTACCATACTCATATCGGGCAAAGTGTAGTTTGCTAGCGGAAAGAATGCAACACTCATAAAAAACACCATTGCCGCGCGCACATTCACGCTAATGAGCTGATTATCAAAAAAAGGAAAAAATGCAAACACCCCGCCAAATCGCGCCAAAAGTAATAAGAATACCGCTACACTATTTGGCTGCGTGATATAGGCTACAAACTCCATAGAATCTAGTCTTTAAACTCTTGATATTGCAGTTTGGCTTTTTCTAAAATATCTTGTGCTTTTTTGAGATTGGCTAAGCCCTCTTCGTATAATGCAAGCGATTCTTTTAGCGTAATTTCTTGCGCGCTTAGTTTGCTAAGTGTCGCCTTTGCTTTATCAATTAGGATTTCAAAATCGCCTATGTCTATTGCGTTAGATTCTGTGCTAGATTCTATCGTGTGAGATTCTGCTACAGAGGCATTTATGGGATTATTTATAGAATCTGCTGAAGTATGCTTTTTCATTATAACTCCTTAGTGTGTTATAGAATCTAGATTCTATATTTGCCTATCCGTGGTAATTTGGCGCTTCTTTAGTAATATCCACATCATGCACATGCGATTCCCTAAGTCCTGCAGAAGTAATCTCCACAAACTCTGCTTTCTCCCACAATGTAGGAATATCTTGACTGCCTAGATAGCCCATAGATGATTTTAGCCCGCCGATGAGTTGATGAATGACATCGCGCACTTTTCCGCGATACGGCACTCTGCCCTCCACACCTTCGGGTACAAGCTTATCTTGTGCTGTGCCTTCTTGAAAATACCTATCTGCACTGCCGCGTGTCATAGCCCCCATACTGCCCATACCGCGATAGCTTTTGTATTGTCTGCCTTGATAGATGATTAAATCGCCCGGACTTTCCTCTGTGCCTGCTAGTAGTGAGCCTATCATCACCGCAGAAGCGCCAACAGCAAGCGCTTTAGCAATATCGCCAGAATATTTTATCCCGCCATCGGCAATAATTGGCACATTATGCTTTTGTGCTACCTGCGCGCAGGCGTCAATGGCAGAAATTTGAGGCATTCCTACACCTGCTACAATGCGCGTAGTGCAAATACTGCCCGGTCCTATGCCTACTTTTATGCCATCAGCTCCAGCGTTGATTAAATCAAGCGTGGCTTGGGCGGTTACGACATTGCCCACTATCACATCAATGGCAAGTTTTGATTTAATTTTTTCTAAAGTCTTAATCACATTAATAGAATGCCCATGCGCAGAATCTAGCACCAGCACATCGGCTCCAGCATCAGTTAATGCCTCTGCACGCTCAAATTGCTTCACACCAATAGCCGCTCCAACCTTTAATCGCCCAAAGCTATCCTTACAAGAATTTGGATACTCTATGCGTTTTTGAATGTCTTTAATGGTAATAAGCCCTTTAAGCGTGTAATGCTCATCGACAATGGGCAGCTTTTCGATTCTATGTTTGTGCATAATTTCTTTGGCTTCTTCTAATGTCGTGCCAACTTTTGCTGTAACAAGCGAATCTTTAGTCATAAGCTCGCCTACGCGCTTATTTAAATCCTGCTCAAAGCGCACATCGCGATTAGTTAAAATCCCAATGAGCTTGCCATATTCATCAACCACAGGCACACCAGAGATTTTATAATTATCTGTAATAGCCTTTGCATCAGCAAGCGTGCTATCAGCGCGGATATAAATGGGGTCTACTATCACGCCGCTTTCACTTTTTTTCACACGCTTAATTTGCTCTACCTGCG
The sequence above is drawn from the Helicobacter jaachi genome and encodes:
- a CDS encoding phospholipase D-like domain-containing protein, with translation MRKKYAKLFRICLVLGIFHIFASLAYGESSKPAVLYMLPYEQTQALSALKEALQHAKSEIKISIYNFTHSDIAKVLRDSAARGVKISIIYDKESNEHNKKSTIGYLAKYNNISVCLLSGIRAKKGGYYGIMHQKMAIIDKQILILGSANWTKNAFENSFETLLVTYDSALIDKALQAYEKMANTCARF
- a CDS encoding metallophosphoesterase — translated: MPWGKSFCSTKPTQCQLTSPARPQRRIKRISLCILLLCACLLTFSALYAPLTERYYIIESPKISAPVNIALLSDLHSGRFYQADILRILRDKKPDIIAMSGDMVDDEADIQGAIAFFKALNDGSLREIPKFYVSGNHEFWSEQIMDIKAMIRAQNVQVLESSMGFVALSLGDNTLLLGGVDDPYVMVYGLDSKPHKLRPKNISKSAFEEAFTKDWIMRSIADLGKPNGEYFSILLSHHPESIALFRALGVNLILSGHTHGGQVRIPFLLNGLYAPNQGLFPTYSGGIYGLDSINVRHTDSVNPTNAATKNSMKIIESSTESSAIFAQNKSSLYEQILLISRGLSLNVLLPRIFNPPEIVFVKLTPQSFPQ
- the fliR gene encoding flagellar biosynthetic protein FliR, which codes for MEFVAYITQPNSVAVFLLLLARFGGVFAFFPFFDNQLISVNVRAAMVFFMSVAFFPLANYTLPDMSMVEFMIAGLFEIMLGFLASICLQIVFAMLSFGGEIISFTMGLTMASAYDPISGTQKPIIAQLIALLGLLVALSLDFHHTIFLIISHSIESTPLGSFVFEPKSTEYFIKAFGNIFAVGFSMAFPILAIILFSDVIFGMIMKTHPQFNLLAIGFPVKIAIAFVVLILTITTIIYTFKNQLREAFFAVGKIFLQH
- the xseB gene encoding exodeoxyribonuclease VII small subunit yields the protein MKKHTSADSINNPINASVAESHTIESSTESNAIDIGDFEILIDKAKATLSKLSAQEITLKESLALYEEGLANLKKAQDILEKAKLQYQEFKD
- the guaB gene encoding IMP dehydrogenase; translation: MKIKQKALTFEDVLLIPAYSSILPQEVSTQTMLSKNISLNIPLISAAMDTVTESSTAIAMARCGGIGIIHKNMDITSQVEQIKRVKKSESGVIVDPIYIRADSTLADAKAITDNYKISGVPVVDEYGKLIGILTNRDVRFEQDLNKRVGELMTKDSLVTAKVGTTLEEAKEIMHKHRIEKLPIVDEHYTLKGLITIKDIQKRIEYPNSCKDSFGRLKVGAAIGVKQFERAEALTDAGADVLVLDSAHGHSINVIKTLEKIKSKLAIDVIVGNVVTAQATLDLINAGADGIKVGIGPGSICTTRIVAGVGMPQISAIDACAQVAQKHNVPIIADGGIKYSGDIAKALAVGASAVMIGSLLAGTEESPGDLIIYQGRQYKSYRGMGSMGAMTRGSADRYFQEGTAQDKLVPEGVEGRVPYRGKVRDVIHQLIGGLKSSMGYLGSQDIPTLWEKAEFVEITSAGLRESHVHDVDITKEAPNYHG